A single Salmo trutta chromosome 14, fSalTru1.1, whole genome shotgun sequence DNA region contains:
- the LOC115208432 gene encoding uncharacterized protein LOC115208432 produces the protein MKTTFPHCQATVNDADKSADAFSVFPRVLDIPGLIEQDFRLLFGEATANKFLEKWPTTFKGKVMKESHGLTPTTELLELMRNAESAVENENGWDSDMVAILLLLHLLPPAAQGRKKPGQMSACQGVDQLIKFQKVGTSVQQHMDSITQSSQPYLLALGSTKSSIHSYFVVIDKHAVPCKATASVGAFDKLFDKLFKAHFVFGTSYSSCLSNFFTFVQTTIYKIDIGETKETPRVAVLRAIMLH, from the exons ATGAAGACTACCTTCCCTCATTGCCAAGCAACGGTCAATGATGCAGACAAATCAGCAGATGCCTTCTCAGTCTTCCCCAGAGTATTGGATATACCAGGACTG ATAGAACAAGACTTCAGGCTTCTGTTTGGTGAGGCCACAGCCAACAAGTTCTTGGAGAAGTGGCCAACCACTTTCAAGGGAAAAGTGATGAAGGAAAGCCATGGACTTACACCCACCACAGAACTCTTGGAATTGATGCGCAATGCTGAGTCAGCTGTTGAAAATGAGAATG GCTGGGACAGTGACATGGTCGCTATCTTGCTGCTGCTACATCTGCTACCACCAGCTGCGCAAGGTCGTAAGAAGCCCGGACAGATGTCTGCATGTCAAGGGGTAGATCAGCTCATCAAATTTCAAAAG GTTGGAACCAGTGTGCAGCAGCATATGGATAGCATCACCCAAAGCAGTCAGCCCTACCTTCTTGCCTTGGGATCCACAAAGAGCAGCATTCACTCCTACTTTGTTGTGATCGACAAGCATGCGGTTCCATGCAAGGCAACGGCCTCAGTAGGAGCCTTTGACAAACTCTTTGACAAACTCTTTAAGGCTCACTTCGTCTTTGGTACGTCATACAGTTCTTGCCTGAGTAACTTCTTCACTTTTGTGCAAACAACCATCTATAAAATTGATATAGGGGAAACAAAGGAGACTCCCCGAGTTGCTGTGTTGAGAGCAATAATGTTGCATTAG